The genomic segment agggtcgctatgagtcagaatcaacttgatggcacacaacaacaacagctctaaagagtccctgggtggtagagtTAAGCaatcgactactagctgaaaggttggctgttggaacacacccagagatgcctaggaagacaggccaggcaatctgcttccaaaagatcacagccctgaaaaacttatggagcagttctactgtgtacacatgggatcatcatgagttggaatcaactgcatgACAACCAACAATAGCTCTAGATTCCAAACTGCTTCAACCCAAAGTTGCTCTAAGATTGATGCTGTGTAGTTGTTAATTGCAAAAGCATGGGAACAACCTACATGTTCCTCATTAGGGAAATGCTTACATGGGCCATTCATAAAATGTAACATTATGTAGCCTTGAAAAAAGTGGACAGCACTTAATCTATTCACATGGAAGGATCTCCAAGACACgttgtttgcaaaaaaaaaaaaaaaaagcaaggtggaGAACAATGTGTATAGTTGGCTACCATTGGTATCTTTtaaaagtgttgttgttaggcgctacTGAGGGGATTCCAACaaagagtagggctgccccatagggtttccttggctgtaatctttataggagcagatccccaggtctttctccctaggagacagtaggttgggttcaaaccagcaacctttcagttaacagccaagcgcttaactctTTGCCCCACCAACGCTCCTTTTTTAAAAGGGATCCATtgactggttgccatcaagtcaattccaactcacagcaaccccacaggacagagtagaactgcccccatagagtttccaaggagagcctggtggattcgaacagtcaTACCTCTTTCTGGTCAGCAGCCGTacctcctaaccactatgccactagggtttccttaaaaAGGGGTAGGGCACTATATATACAAATGTCACTTGTATAAGTAAAGACTAACCATGCAAAGATACACAAAAAACTGGTAGCTTTTGAGGAAGAGAGCTGAGTGGCTCAGGAATCAGCACAGGAGAGAGACATAATTTTCGCTGTATTCCCTTCTGAATTTTGTACCatagaaatatatttttcatttaaaaaacaagcaaCTAAGTAACTAAAATTGAAAGATAattcccttgttctttctgaTCCTTCAAGCActtcagaattaaatgaaactgaTTCATTGACAAactgttttgagtgccttctcacTGAGTCCCCAGTAGGGTTAGTTATTCGAacaggaggggcaggggtgtaACACTGCTCTTGTGTCATTACTGGGTAAACCCCAAAGGGAGGTGTGTGTTTAGAGTCTGGAGGCTCTGGAGGTCCTGAATTCCCTTGAGGAATTCAAAAGCCCTACCactgagggagggagagagttattggtggtgcagtgatagaattctcacttgtgttatttattttcttttctgaggCTACTCTCCCTCCCCAGTGAAGAGGAGATTAAGCCAATAACTCTCCACATGGATATCAAGATTCAGATCTCAATTCATGCATTTGTGACTATTGGCAGGTTAACCTGtcaccgtggagtcgattccaggtcatgatgaccctatgtgcatcagagtagaactgtgctccatagggttatgaCAAGGAagcaagggggcagggaaactggagtaatgaaaatgaaacaaccagaacagaaataatgagaaagttgacacactgtgaaaaccgtaaccaatgtcattgaacaaatTGTGTAGAACTTGTTAAATAGGAATCtaatttgtgtgtaaactttcactgaaaacacaataaaatattttaattaaaaaaaaatcagccattgaaaatcctatgcagtatagttctacactgacatacatggggttgccatgaatcagagtggaCACATTGGCAATTGGGGGTTTCTATGTGCCAGTCAGTGGagatagaccaataaacaacatggaCAAAAATGCCTGCCTTCCTGGTCCTTGCATTCTAATGTAAGGAAGGAGATCATAaacaaaactaataaaaaaaaaagcgtaTATAGCATGTTACAAGGTAATAAGTCCTCTGAGAAAGAAATTAAGCAGAGAAGGGAGATAAGGCATGCTAGGGGTCCAGGGGACAGTTTAGTCTTAAATAGGATGCTTAGACATTTGAGCCAAAACTTGAAAGAGATGAGGGAAGGAGCCATGTGGCTAACTGGAACAAGAGTGTTCCAAGGAAAGGGGATAGTTGGTGCAAAGGTGTTAAGTCATGCCTGGCATGTCCTAAGAAGAACAAGGAGGCAAGTGAGCTAGAACAGAGCAAGCAACGGTGAGAAGCATACGAAAACAAGACTGAGGTAAAAGAGAGTAACAGGGTAGTGGTGAACTGAGTAGAGGCTCTGGGGGGCCATTGTAAGGATTTTGACTTTTTCCTGTTACCAGAACGACGCCAGCTGCTCTGCCGATAAGAAGGAAGCAGAACAACAGCTAAGAGCAATTGCAATCACCCAAGGAAGATATGATGatgtcttggatcaggtgggaagtcagtacatattttaaaggtagagGTAATACAATTTGCTGATACAGTGGATGAGGAGTGAGAGGCAAAAAAGGGTCAACATTGGCTGGAAGGTTTTTAGAGGAAACAACTGAAAGATTGAGTTGCCCTTACCTTAGATAATTTGATAATTCATAATAAATTGATATTAATTTATTGACACTAGGCACTGAGATAGATACTAGAGCACAAATTTTTGACATGTTAAGTAACTCTCCTCCTATCAGAGTTAAGAAAATCcaataaaaaagataaatggaaatttttttaatattaaaatgtaGTATCATTCATTCGGAAACCTTTGTGgagtagtggataagtgctacggctgctaaccaaagggtcagcagttcgaatccaccaggcactccttggaaactctatggggcagttctactctgtcctatagggtcactatgaatcggaatcaactcgatggcactgggtttggggtttttttgttatcATTCATTCAACTAAAGGATTATCTTTGGAATTTAAGGCTGCCCAAAGAGAAGGATAGAGGAGGAGAACAGATCTCTAGGCTGGGCTCACTGTGCTCTCCCTCTTCTATGGATCTGCATTCCTTGTATATCTCCAACCCAAAGGCCATTgcaagaaaatatagaatatggaaaggCAGAGACATTTGCGATAACATGGTACATTCATAGAATTGCTAGCGGGTAAACTGAGAACGAGATAGCACGGATGTGTGTCATATAGGACATCTGGTAGAATAAGTAATTTAGACATTATTCTAACGGAATAGAAAACCCTTAAATGTTGTAGACATAGCTTGTTATGATGAGATTGATGTGGGATTTGGGGACCAGTGTGCCActtagagaaagatgtggttcCTCAGTTGTAAAATATGTTAAAGACCACCTCTTTGACCTCAATATTAACAATCTTGCTTCTCCCCTTGTTCATTGTCTTATGGAAAACACACCAGTGGAATGGCACTGGGGCAGAATCACACTACAGTGACAAGATTCATTCTGCTGGGCCTCACAGACCAGGCAGATCTAAAACAACTCCTCTTTGCCATCTTCCTGCTGATCTACTCCATGACTCTGGTCGGCAACCTAGGCATTATAGACCTCATCCGCACCAGCTCTcccctccacactcccatgtacttcttcctgagTGTGCTTTCCTTCCTTGACATCTGCAACTCCTCCGTGTTCACCCCCAGACTGCTGACCAGCTTCCTTATCACTGACCAGTCCATTTCCTTTTCAGGCTGTGTGGTCCAGATGGCCCTAATGAACATTCATGGAACAGGGGAGGGTTTGCTCCTGGCCATCATGGCCTATGACCGATTTGTGGCCATCTGCCACCCTCTCCTCTACCGCACTATCATGTCCAAGCACTTGTGTGTCCAGCTGGTGGTGATCACCTATGCTGTGGGTGTGTTCATTTCAGCTGTACAGACAGGCAATGCCTTCAGCCTACCTTTCTGTGGCCCCAACATCATCGATCATTACTTCTGTGACATCCCCCCAGTGCTCCAACTGGCCTGCTCAGATACCAccacagccaatatcatccttcTCTTCTTCTCCGCCTTGGTCATTGTCCCCACAGTCTCAGTCATCTTGATCTCTTATGCATACATCCTGGCCATAATCTGTAGGATGAGGTCCCTGGAGGCCCAACGCAAGGCCTTCTCCACTTGTGCCTCCCACCTCACTGTGCTCTCCCTCTTCTATGGATCTGCATTCCTTGTATATCTCCAACCCAATCCTGAGAGTGCTTCAGCCTATAACAAAATCCTCTCTGTGTTCTACACCATTGTgatccccatgctgaaccccctGGTCTACAGCCTAAGGAATAAAGATGTCAAGGCCGCTGCGCAAGTTAGAATTCATTACCTAAGCAGAAGAGAAATTTGTCAGAAAGACATCTGGAAGCTTATAAAATAGAAGAGATGCCTAAACAACCCAGATGGGATAGCAACTGAGAGGCAAGGCTCAGCTAAGATTCTGTCACAAGAATGATCTGTGTAGGCTGCCACCACTGGGATCATCACTTTGGAATTTTCTTGCTAGAGTTGGCAACACTGCCTCTGATCATTCACTAATGCTCTGTTGCTAGGCAAGCCACCCATACACTAGCCACTACACCATACTCTCTCTTGCATCCAACTGCATATCATCTCTCATCATCTCCTCAAGATCAAGTCCTAGACAAGACCACTGACCTGTTTGGCCACAGATACCCTGTATCCCCTGATATCCTACCTTCAGCATGGATATCTTACATCTACCAATATCCTACATCCACACTTCTGGCTTACAAAGATGTGGGAGGTAGAAATAAGCCCTCTTGTCACTTCAGAGTTGGGAGCAGCATTCTATCTTCCTCCTATCTTGATATTTCTCAAAAATAGAAAGAATTGTTCAAAGTCAAACAGCAAAAATGATATATTTCAACTAGAGTAGTCTCCCCTACAAGATTCTGGAGGGAATATTGCCCCTTTGAGTATGCGACATTAAAGAAATGGTCCCTATAGTTTTTGATTATAGAAAGGAGATAGTAAGCACTggacttcatgggagaaaatggAGTCCCTGATACAGAAATCTCCACTACAATTAGCTAGGGATTGGAATGTGGTCTACAGTGATGGTGAGCTACCATTTTTTCATAAATGTccaatttatataaaataaaaagctaaaagaccacattattttttaatcaaaatcaAATTACCTTTATGGCCTTGaacaaagtctttttttttttttttgtatcatacTGAAATCTTATTCAtttaagaagggaaaaaaaggggaGATTTATTGTGAAACCCAGATGTCAAATAAGGCTCCAAATATTTTTGACATTCAAATAAAATTTGTTTGAACATTGTGATGtgtaattttatgtgttaacctgactaggctatggtgcccagttgtttggtcagacACTAGCCTAGATGTTGTTATGTagtatttacatgtgattaacatttaaatcaCAAGGAAGaaacagttaatatgattataattaaatttatgcaccaaacactaaggccaaagatgaataaactgaagactttcaccaacttctgcagtctgaaattga from the Loxodonta africana isolate mLoxAfr1 chromosome 7, mLoxAfr1.hap2, whole genome shotgun sequence genome contains:
- the LOC100655786 gene encoding olfactory receptor 5J3-like — translated: MALGQNHTTVTRFILLGLTDQADLKQLLFAIFLLIYSMTLVGNLGIIDLIRTSSPLHTPMYFFLSVLSFLDICNSSVFTPRLLTSFLITDQSISFSGCVVQMALMNIHGTGEGLLLAIMAYDRFVAICHPLLYRTIMSKHLCVQLVVITYAVGVFISAVQTGNAFSLPFCGPNIIDHYFCDIPPVLQLACSDTTTANIILLFFSALVIVPTVSVILISYAYILAIICRMRSLEAQRKAFSTCASHLTVLSLFYGSAFLVYLQPNPESASAYNKILSVFYTIVIPMLNPLVYSLRNKDVKAAAQVRIHYLSRREICQKDIWKLIK